The stretch of DNA GTACCGTTCTGGTCCAGCAGCTCATGGCCATTTTGATTGGCCGTCACGATGTGCTCTTCCCTCACGGCGAGGACAGCCCCACGGCCCTCGAGCtggtcaacaacaacattgaacTACCCCGGCGCCAAGCCGCCACAACTACCTCCACCGTCACGACGGTGTCTCAGAACGCAGAGAACAACAACACCCAGGTGGTCCGGCAGTGTGTTTGGGAAGCCCCCGAGTCTCCCTCGCACCGCCAACGCGTTGACAACGGTGGCGCCCCGCGGCCGTCCAGCCCTCGTAACGGAGTCGTGGGACGCTTTGACATCACCCGCAGTCCGCCGCTGACCGTGAAAAAGAACCCGGCGTACAGCAAAGGCAGCGGGATTGTCACAAACGGCTCCTTTAGCTCCTCACCCTCTTCCGACCCCAATCAAGAAAAGAGCCAGACTCTGAGTGGCGGTGGGAGTTTACCGCTGCGACGCAGTGGGGCACTCAAAGGCTCAGGCACAAAAATGGGAACCAGCGGTGTGGCGGGTGGGAGCAGCACCGGCGGGAACGGGACTGGAGTTGTGCGCATGGGCATTTCCGGCACTGACGTGGTCACGGGGGGCCTGAACGGCCGCAGCGGCCCCTGGGCGCCGAACGGCTGCGTCACGCTGCGGGCGAACAGTAAATCGCGAGACTGCACCAACGGGGACCAAACGACCAATCAGAATCGTCTGTCCACGTACGATAATGTCCAGTTGAACCACCAgaacctgcagctgcagaaccAGATCGCCAACACGTGTCTCAACAGCAGCTGCGAGGACAAACAGAGCGTCGACAGCGCCACCtggtccacctcctcctgtgaGATCTCTCTTCCGGACAACTCCACCTCCTGTcgctcctccaccaccacctgccccGAGCAGGACTTCTACGGAGGCCACTACGAGGACTCGGACGGACCAGCACGGGATAACGAACCTGCccagtctggaggaggagagggggacggCAGAGGCAGCAATAGGGAAGgggaaggaagtggagatggAGCAGGGAGGAGCAGTCGGGGCACCAGCAGCAGTGATAACAGTGAAGGGTTCACGGTCGGTAATGGACCCGGCGGCCACAGCGCTCTGCACAGCTTGGTGGCGAGTCTCAAACAGGAGATGCACAAGCAGAAGACCGAGTATGAGGCCAGGATAAAGAGGTATGGTCCCATCAGGGTTTTTTCCGGATGACATTAGAAGAAGATTGCAATCGATAAATGGAGAccatgaaaaaaatctatatctaCAACTTTCTATCTGCTATGATAACACACAATGAGTACATGCAATTCATTCATGTCACCAAATGGATAGCCTTGGACAGAGCCAGACTCCGGGCTCCAGCCTCATATTTGGCATACTGCCATTCTTCAAAGGCtttgaaaaagtcaaattattaatttgacaGGAACGTAATGAATCTTTAGTATTTTATTCCTTGAGTTGGGGCTCTACACTTAGTCTAATTTAAGCTTTTTGCCAAAGTTTGTTGTTAAACGTtgtcctgtttcctcctcactCTGCCATTACAATCTACTCTCAGATGACCTGTCGCCTGTTCATTGACcgctccttctcttcccctAATCCCGTGTCAACCTCCCTCTGCAGCTTGGAGCAGCGCAACCTGGAGCTGGAGACGGAAATGGTGAGCCTCCACGAGGAGCTGgaccaggagaggaagaagtaCACCATGGCAGAGATCAAGCTGCGCAACGCCGAGCGCGCCAAGGACGACGCCGAGCGGCGGAACCAGACGCTGCAGAAAGAGATGGAGCAGTTCTTCTCCACGTTCAGTGACCTCACCGCCACCGGCAGCGCCGCAGCCACCGACCCGCGCCGGCCGGATCGTAACAACGCCATCTGGATACAGTGAGGGGCGGCGGGGGTGGGAATGCGGGCGGAGATGCCGAGAAAAGactggaaatgaatgaaatgatgtgAACAGTGCGCGGGCGTCAAACAGGATTTGGCTGCTGGTTGTACAGGGCGAGGTGGGAAGTAACATTAATGGCATGTTTTAATTTAAGAAAGAGGTGTATGACCTGTGAAAATGTAGACGTCACCTGGAGTGACATTAtctgtaaatattatttaaacaGTTTTCAGACGCAACACTCTCCTCAGAAACTGTTGTGGTATACACTCATCTGACTCTGAAGTGGAGTAAAGGGACAGAACACCGTAGTCTATGATGATCTACTGTACTAACATTACTTTATATTGGCTCCTAGAGCCGGATAGGAGggaagaataaaacatttaaaaaaggttcTGTTCGGCAAAACGGTAAGAATAAAATACCAAAAGCTGAGGACCATGCCAAAACCCCTCCCTATCTTAAATTCACGTGTAATGTAACCAAAACaagctaaaaacaacaacatccatctTATTGTTCCGTGTAATTCTGTATCTACTCATGTACATAGAGGGAAGCAACGcggaaaaacacagcagcatatgtatgtactgtaaagAGAAATGAAAGTACTACTTAAAATGTTTATCTCGTATTTAAGCGCAGTTATCAAGGTGTGATATTTTgtattgagattttttttttccttgcacttacatgttttgtttagtGTCTCAAGTTGGTACTGAgtgttctgtctgtcagtgtaTGTATCATTGAAATTggacaatatactgtatgtatgtgccCGTGCTTCTGTGCTATTGTATTCACCCatgaccaaaaaagaaaagagcctgtactgtaaatattttataactGTAGTCACTAATTGCGAGTCTGTACAGTGGTTTGAAGAATATTCGGATGGATATGGCGCGTATCACAAACGGACACCGACTGAAGAAATTACGCGGCTTGCAAAAATACACTTGCACGAGTGGCTCCCTGAATAAAATTTAAACGTCTGTCACGAATTCGTAAATTCAGGTGACGAAATGtactttgctgctttttttgcGAGATGTGTGGCTGACGTCGTTCTGTGGTAAAATGCAGCGTACCGTCCGTGTCTGAGCATATGAGATGCCAGTTCTACGGAAATATGCTGTGGTCTTCTGACAGTTAATCTTCTCACCTGACAAAGCTGGTTGTCAGGTCCTGACTTGGCACAGAAGAACAAGCTGCAGAAATATAGCACATAGGTGTTCTTTTGTGTcataactgtgaaaaaagaattgggggggggggattatagCATCAAGCGTGTCGACACCGAGGACATTTACAGCCTGGAATTCGAAAGCATGACGGTGGTGCATGAGTACACGAGGGTCGGTGATGTACAAAGTGACTGCATATTGATAAAGTCTCTGTGCGTGCATTTATTTAGCTTGAAACCAAAtgtctatacacacacaatgaggATTTGCTAATGGGTACAGTACAAAACAGGAACACATCTCAGTACAGACCAGGAACCTGTCCAAAAGGAgtttgtatgtgcatgtgtgcacaagCCTGCTGCTGGTCACTGCAGGACATCTGGAATGTGCacatagaggggggggggaagaagtgcctgaaggaggaggggagcctGTGCTTCTCATTTTTGCTCCCTTCACCGGGAAATAATGGGCTTAAGCCGTGCTGAGGGTGTCCCCTGATATCGGTGGATTCCACACAAAAAGAGTGGCTTCGTACGCACGGCGAGGGGGACAGGAGGAGCGGGACGGGACGGAATATTTTCATGACATGAGACTTGATACACAAAGGAACTTTGGACAAATGATTAGACATGAATAAAGGTGGATTTTCATGTGAGGCTCCCCATTGTCATTTACTCTTTCATTCGTGTTATAGTTTTGTATTCAATACATTCAGAAGATATAGAATTTCACTGTCTCCACGTTCACACAGTTGAGACTTTAACTagttaatatttttataattgatTGCTTCATCTATGACATTTCTAAA from Scophthalmus maximus strain ysfricsl-2021 chromosome 20, ASM2237912v1, whole genome shotgun sequence encodes:
- the arhgap24 gene encoding rho GTPase-activating protein 24 isoform X4, which encodes MTANHDTYLLMASTQNDMEDWVKTIRRVIWAPFGGGIFGQKLEETVRYERRFGNKLAPMLVEQCVDFIRQWGLQEEGLFRLPGQANLVKELQDAFDCGEKPSFDCNTDVHTVASLLKLYLRELPEPVIPFHKYDEFLASAKLLGKDDEMGIKELRKLVESLPPVNFNLLKYICRFLDEVQSYSGVNKMSVQNLATVFGPNILRPKVEDPVAIMEGTVLVQQLMAILIGRHDVLFPHGEDSPTALELVNNNIELPRRQAATTTSTVTTVSQNAENNNTQVVRQCVWEAPESPSHRQRVDNGGAPRPSSPRNGVVGRFDITRSPPLTVKKNPAYSKGSGIVTNGSFSSSPSSDPNQEKSQTLSGGGSLPLRRSGALKGSGTKMGTSGVAGGSSTGGNGTGVVRMGISGTDVVTGGLNGRSGPWAPNGCVTLRANSKSRDCTNGDQTTNQNRLSTYDNVQLNHQNLQLQNQIANTCLNSSCEDKQSVDSATWSTSSCEISLPDNSTSCRSSTTTCPEQDFYGGHYEDSDGPARDNEPAQSGGGEGDGRGSNREGEGSGDGAGRSSRGTSSSDNSEGFTVGNGPGGHSALHSLVASLKQEMHKQKTEYEARIKSLEQRNLELETEMVSLHEELDQERKKYTMAEIKLRNAERAKDDAERRNQTLQKEMEQFFSTFSDLTATGSAAATDPRRPDRNNAIWIQ
- the arhgap24 gene encoding rho GTPase-activating protein 24 isoform X1 — translated: MDDQCVSHSSPQHSGGPAGADVHRQGRPNVIRCGWLRKQGGFVKTWHSRWFVLRGDQLHYYKDEEETKALGTICLPGNKVSEHPTSGDDGGKFLFEVIPGADRERMTANHDTYLLMASTQNDMEDWVKTIRRVIWAPFGGGIFGQKLEETVRYERRFGNKLAPMLVEQCVDFIRQWGLQEEGLFRLPGQANLVKELQDAFDCGEKPSFDCNTDVHTVASLLKLYLRELPEPVIPFHKYDEFLASAKLLGKDDEMGIKELRKLVESLPPVNFNLLKYICRFLDEVQSYSGVNKMSVQNLATVFGPNILRPKVEDPVAIMEGTVLVQQLMAILIGRHDVLFPHGEDSPTALELVNNNIELPRRQAATTTSTVTTVSQNAENNNTQVVRQCVWEAPESPSHRQRVDNGGAPRPSSPRNGVVGRFDITRSPPLTVKKNPAYSKGSGIVTNGSFSSSPSSDPNQEKSQTLSGGGSLPLRRSGALKGSGTKMGTSGVAGGSSTGGNGTGVVRMGISGTDVVTGGLNGRSGPWAPNGCVTLRANSKSRDCTNGDQTTNQNRLSTYDNVQLNHQNLQLQNQIANTCLNSSCEDKQSVDSATWSTSSCEISLPDNSTSCRSSTTTCPEQDFYGGHYEDSDGPARDNEPAQSGGGEGDGRGSNREGEGSGDGAGRSSRGTSSSDNSEGFTVGNGPGGHSALHSLVASLKQEMHKQKTEYEARIKSLEQRNLELETEMVSLHEELDQERKKYTMAEIKLRNAERAKDDAERRNQTLQKEMEQFFSTFSDLTATGSAAATDPRRPDRNNAIWIQ
- the arhgap24 gene encoding rho GTPase-activating protein 24 isoform X3 is translated as MDLNSNPGADRERMTANHDTYLLMASTQNDMEDWVKTIRRVIWAPFGGGIFGQKLEETVRYERRFGNKLAPMLVEQCVDFIRQWGLQEEGLFRLPGQANLVKELQDAFDCGEKPSFDCNTDVHTVASLLKLYLRELPEPVIPFHKYDEFLASAKLLGKDDEMGIKELRKLVESLPPVNFNLLKYICRFLDEVQSYSGVNKMSVQNLATVFGPNILRPKVEDPVAIMEGTVLVQQLMAILIGRHDVLFPHGEDSPTALELVNNNIELPRRQAATTTSTVTTVSQNAENNNTQVVRQCVWEAPESPSHRQRVDNGGAPRPSSPRNGVVGRFDITRSPPLTVKKNPAYSKGSGIVTNGSFSSSPSSDPNQEKSQTLSGGGSLPLRRSGALKGSGTKMGTSGVAGGSSTGGNGTGVVRMGISGTDVVTGGLNGRSGPWAPNGCVTLRANSKSRDCTNGDQTTNQNRLSTYDNVQLNHQNLQLQNQIANTCLNSSCEDKQSVDSATWSTSSCEISLPDNSTSCRSSTTTCPEQDFYGGHYEDSDGPARDNEPAQSGGGEGDGRGSNREGEGSGDGAGRSSRGTSSSDNSEGFTVGNGPGGHSALHSLVASLKQEMHKQKTEYEARIKSLEQRNLELETEMVSLHEELDQERKKYTMAEIKLRNAERAKDDAERRNQTLQKEMEQFFSTFSDLTATGSAAATDPRRPDRNNAIWIQ
- the arhgap24 gene encoding rho GTPase-activating protein 24 isoform X2 yields the protein MGEVHQAIRSLPQYGRPDLLPSHQGADRERMTANHDTYLLMASTQNDMEDWVKTIRRVIWAPFGGGIFGQKLEETVRYERRFGNKLAPMLVEQCVDFIRQWGLQEEGLFRLPGQANLVKELQDAFDCGEKPSFDCNTDVHTVASLLKLYLRELPEPVIPFHKYDEFLASAKLLGKDDEMGIKELRKLVESLPPVNFNLLKYICRFLDEVQSYSGVNKMSVQNLATVFGPNILRPKVEDPVAIMEGTVLVQQLMAILIGRHDVLFPHGEDSPTALELVNNNIELPRRQAATTTSTVTTVSQNAENNNTQVVRQCVWEAPESPSHRQRVDNGGAPRPSSPRNGVVGRFDITRSPPLTVKKNPAYSKGSGIVTNGSFSSSPSSDPNQEKSQTLSGGGSLPLRRSGALKGSGTKMGTSGVAGGSSTGGNGTGVVRMGISGTDVVTGGLNGRSGPWAPNGCVTLRANSKSRDCTNGDQTTNQNRLSTYDNVQLNHQNLQLQNQIANTCLNSSCEDKQSVDSATWSTSSCEISLPDNSTSCRSSTTTCPEQDFYGGHYEDSDGPARDNEPAQSGGGEGDGRGSNREGEGSGDGAGRSSRGTSSSDNSEGFTVGNGPGGHSALHSLVASLKQEMHKQKTEYEARIKSLEQRNLELETEMVSLHEELDQERKKYTMAEIKLRNAERAKDDAERRNQTLQKEMEQFFSTFSDLTATGSAAATDPRRPDRNNAIWIQ